One Thalassotalea atypica DNA window includes the following coding sequences:
- a CDS encoding YHYH protein has translation MMHKNVMFNLIVVLALLTGCGGGGSDDNETDESIIPPVTQEPTVEDTPIEEAQSPNVLFIISDDQGLDASAQYTVSNDLPNTSTINILAQQGLTFDNMWVTPACSTTRATIITGKFGVNNGVESLPANLSSEHEILQKYLKQNEATQDYQSAVFGKWHLATGSDSETHPNELGVDYYAGNLGNLSDYYDWSLTINGVSENVTDYHTSKITDLAVSWISEQTAPWFAWVAYSAPHSPLHIPPASLHERTLSSSAADIVTHKREYYFAAIEAMDAEIGRLLDALDEDTLENTIIIFIGDNGTPTGVIDSFSSSHAKGSLYQGGVAVPFVVSGKGVTRINERDATLLTATDLFATIIDIAGGNETKIHDSQSFKTLFSEEASLDNDYVYTAYKSDKVTGWAVRSAKYKLIEFSDGRQELYSLENDFLEAENLLPTNDSDLLEQLGHIENYGTLIHGQETLSPIDITNAILENKSQNCVDYIEQFTSTVNDVHNGTVFYGDLVISQVGDKCVFQTNAIPNHDFNDGGNAFPNNVSAQNDLFEITISPELADQTTDISLSVDNAIMLNGVKVDLLAAGCYGIGNGKVGCHDMNQPWRYDPMHKANGFSVDSHNAHAQADGTYHYHGSPLALFEDDSDQISPVVGFAADGYPIFGGNFDDAGTVRKAISSYRLKAGERPSGEGNPGGIYDGSYRDDYEFVEGLGDLDECNGMNKNGVYGYYITSDFPYVLACFSGTPDSSFTK, from the coding sequence ATGATGCACAAAAACGTAATGTTTAATCTTATTGTTGTTTTGGCTCTATTAACTGGGTGCGGTGGTGGCGGAAGCGATGATAATGAGACTGATGAGTCCATAATACCGCCAGTCACACAAGAGCCAACCGTTGAAGATACGCCGATAGAAGAAGCACAGTCGCCAAATGTGTTGTTTATTATTTCTGATGATCAAGGGCTAGATGCTTCGGCCCAATACACAGTCAGTAACGACCTTCCCAATACGTCGACGATCAATATCTTAGCTCAACAAGGACTTACCTTTGATAATATGTGGGTCACACCCGCATGCTCAACCACTAGAGCAACCATTATAACCGGTAAGTTCGGAGTAAATAATGGTGTCGAGTCATTGCCAGCTAATTTATCTAGTGAACATGAAATACTGCAAAAATATTTAAAGCAAAATGAAGCGACGCAGGACTACCAATCTGCTGTGTTTGGAAAATGGCACTTAGCCACCGGTAGCGATAGTGAAACCCATCCGAATGAACTTGGCGTGGACTATTATGCGGGCAACCTCGGCAATTTATCTGACTATTATGATTGGTCACTGACCATCAATGGCGTGAGTGAAAATGTTACGGACTACCATACCTCCAAAATCACCGATTTGGCGGTGAGTTGGATAAGCGAACAAACGGCGCCTTGGTTTGCTTGGGTCGCCTACTCGGCGCCACATTCCCCTCTGCATATACCACCCGCGTCACTGCATGAACGCACCTTATCAAGCTCTGCCGCTGATATTGTTACCCATAAACGCGAGTATTATTTCGCGGCAATTGAAGCTATGGATGCAGAAATAGGGCGTTTGCTAGATGCCTTAGATGAGGACACTTTAGAGAATACCATCATTATTTTTATTGGAGACAATGGCACACCCACAGGCGTCATTGATTCGTTTAGTTCATCACACGCTAAAGGCAGTTTGTATCAAGGAGGAGTTGCCGTACCGTTTGTTGTTTCTGGAAAGGGAGTAACGCGAATAAATGAGCGAGACGCTACGCTGCTCACCGCAACAGATTTGTTTGCGACCATTATAGATATAGCAGGTGGAAACGAAACAAAAATACATGATAGTCAAAGTTTCAAAACCCTATTTTCTGAAGAGGCAAGCCTAGACAATGACTATGTTTATACGGCCTACAAATCAGACAAAGTCACTGGTTGGGCGGTTCGGTCCGCAAAGTACAAGTTAATTGAGTTTTCTGATGGTAGACAAGAGCTCTATTCATTGGAGAATGACTTTTTAGAAGCAGAAAATTTATTGCCAACTAATGACAGTGACTTACTTGAGCAACTAGGCCATATAGAAAATTATGGCACGCTGATTCATGGCCAAGAAACCTTAAGCCCTATTGATATCACCAACGCTATACTGGAAAACAAAAGCCAAAATTGTGTTGATTACATTGAACAATTCACCTCAACTGTCAACGATGTACATAATGGTACAGTGTTTTATGGCGACTTAGTGATTTCTCAAGTAGGTGATAAATGTGTGTTTCAAACCAATGCCATCCCAAACCATGATTTTAATGATGGGGGTAATGCTTTTCCAAATAATGTAAGTGCACAAAATGATTTGTTTGAAATCACGATTTCGCCGGAACTAGCCGATCAGACAACGGATATATCTTTGTCTGTGGATAACGCCATTATGTTAAATGGCGTGAAGGTTGACCTGCTAGCTGCTGGTTGTTACGGCATCGGTAATGGAAAAGTGGGTTGTCATGATATGAACCAACCCTGGCGGTACGACCCCATGCATAAAGCGAATGGCTTTTCTGTTGATTCCCACAATGCCCACGCACAAGCCGATGGCACCTATCATTATCATGGCTCTCCGTTAGCGCTATTTGAAGATGACAGTGACCAAATATCGCCTGTTGTCGGGTTTGCCGCCGATGGCTATCCCATATTTGGTGGCAATTTTGATGATGCAGGCACTGTTCGAAAAGCAATCTCAAGTTATCGGCTAAAAGCCGGTGAGCGCCCAAGTGGTGAAGGTAACCCAGGAGGCATATATGATGGCAGCTATCGCGATGATTATGAGTTTGTTGAAGGGTTAGGGGATTTGGATGAATGTAACGGTATGAATAAAAATGGTGTTTATGGCTACTACATAACGAGTGATTTTCCATATGTTCTTGCTTGTTTTTCCGGTACGCCAGACAGCAGTTTCACAAAATAG